One Pontibacillus yanchengensis DNA window includes the following coding sequences:
- a CDS encoding cold-shock protein, which translates to MKTGTVKWFNAEKGFGFIEVQGEDDVFVHFSAINQEGFKTLEEGQTVEFEVTEGNRGPQAANVTKV; encoded by the coding sequence ATGAAAACAGGTACAGTTAAGTGGTTTAACGCAGAAAAAGGTTTTGGATTCATTGAAGTACAAGGCGAAGACGATGTTTTCGTACACTTCAGCGCAATCAACCAAGAAGGCTTCAAAACTTTAGAAGAAGGTCAAACAGTAGAGTTTGAAGTTACTGAAGGTAACCGCGGACCACAAGCAGCTAATGTAACTAAAGTATAA
- a CDS encoding cold-shock protein yields MAFGKKNQQEVKKEDLKIWECTSEDCNAWMRDNFKSQETPKCPICQNDMATSMKELQVVENNSGNWNK; encoded by the coding sequence ATGGCGTTTGGAAAAAAGAATCAGCAAGAGGTCAAAAAAGAAGACCTAAAAATCTGGGAGTGTACATCCGAGGATTGTAATGCATGGATGAGAGATAACTTCAAGAGTCAAGAAACTCCTAAGTGTCCTATTTGTCAGAATGATATGGCAACCAGCATGAAAGAACTACAAGTTGTTGAAAACAACAGCGGTAATTGGAATAAATAA
- a CDS encoding FAD-dependent oxidoreductase: MKQLILVGAGHAHLHIIKQWIDHAIDEVELTILSPNEYQYYSGMFSGYTEGLYDIEDIRVNVESLAEQAGATFYKEAVMSVDGEQKILLTDKGKVLSYDAVSFDIGSLTAHTDLPGIKEYAKRIKPNYHFPDMIKEMQESSNPVIVGGGIAGTELALSLQAYRQKHQEIAHVTLISSSNRLLENQSQKASNKMEQIVQEREISTHTGKRVREIDSTHIITETNEKIDYKDVLWLAGPKAPDLFRVSNLPIDEEGYLQVESTLQVKAHPSIFGAGDCITLTNAPNLPKNGVFAIKQAPILWDNLKGFLTDSDGQHYKPQKKYLAIMSIGHKEGFLLYGSWTFKGKLAWKLKHSIDQKFIQSYQQN, translated from the coding sequence ATGAAGCAATTAATTCTGGTAGGAGCTGGCCATGCACATCTCCATATAATTAAACAATGGATAGACCATGCTATTGATGAGGTAGAGTTAACTATCCTGTCCCCAAATGAATACCAGTACTATTCTGGAATGTTCTCTGGATACACAGAAGGGTTATATGATATAGAAGACATTCGCGTTAATGTAGAGTCCTTAGCTGAACAAGCTGGAGCGACATTTTACAAAGAAGCTGTAATGTCAGTTGACGGAGAACAAAAAATACTTCTTACTGATAAAGGTAAAGTTCTTAGTTATGATGCAGTATCTTTTGATATAGGGTCCCTTACTGCTCATACAGATTTACCTGGCATTAAAGAATACGCCAAGCGCATTAAACCAAATTACCATTTTCCTGATATGATAAAAGAAATGCAAGAAAGTTCTAATCCTGTCATAGTCGGAGGGGGTATAGCCGGAACAGAATTAGCCCTATCTTTGCAAGCTTACCGACAAAAACATCAAGAAATAGCTCATGTTACATTAATATCTAGTTCTAATCGTTTATTGGAGAACCAATCTCAAAAAGCATCCAATAAAATGGAACAAATAGTACAAGAACGTGAAATCTCTACTCATACCGGAAAAAGAGTTCGCGAAATAGATTCGACACACATCATTACGGAAACAAACGAAAAAATAGACTACAAGGATGTATTGTGGTTGGCAGGCCCAAAAGCACCTGACCTATTTCGTGTATCTAATTTGCCTATTGATGAAGAAGGATACTTGCAAGTCGAATCTACCTTACAAGTTAAAGCGCATCCTTCTATTTTTGGTGCAGGTGATTGTATAACGTTAACGAATGCACCAAATCTACCTAAAAATGGCGTATTTGCGATTAAACAAGCACCTATTCTATGGGATAATCTTAAAGGATTCTTAACTGATAGCGATGGTCAACACTATAAACCACAAAAAAAATACTTAGCCATAATGTCTATTGGACATAAAGAAGGTTTCCTATTATATGGTTCCTGGACATTTAAAGGGAAGTTGGCTTGGAAACTGAAACATTCAATTGATCAGAAATTCATTCAATCTTATCAACAGAATTAA
- a CDS encoding sulfurtransferase TusA family protein: MNIDKTLDVKGLACPMPLVQTKKAIGELDANQVIEVVTTDAGAKADLAAWSKSSGHELLDQKEDDGVFTFYIQKG, translated from the coding sequence ATGAATATTGATAAAACATTAGATGTAAAAGGTCTTGCATGCCCAATGCCATTAGTTCAAACAAAGAAAGCAATTGGGGAATTAGATGCTAATCAAGTAATAGAAGTTGTTACAACTGACGCAGGTGCTAAAGCAGACTTGGCTGCATGGAGTAAATCTTCTGGTCATGAGCTACTTGATCAAAAAGAAGATGATGGAGTATTCACATTCTATATTCAAAAGGGATAA
- a CDS encoding DsrE/DsrF/DrsH-like family protein yields the protein MSETKKTNIILFSGDYDKAMAAYIIANGAAAYDHEVTIFHTFWGLNALRKDGKVEAQKGFLEKMFGKMMPRGADKMGLSKMNMAGMGPKMIKKVMKKHNTSSVPDLIEMAQMQGINLVACQMTMDLLGFQRAEMLDDITYAGVAAYLADAENGNVNLFI from the coding sequence ATGTCTGAAACAAAGAAAACAAATATCATTCTATTTAGTGGAGATTATGATAAGGCCATGGCTGCTTATATTATCGCTAATGGGGCTGCAGCTTATGATCATGAGGTAACGATATTTCACACCTTTTGGGGGCTAAATGCTCTTCGAAAAGACGGAAAAGTGGAAGCTCAAAAAGGGTTCCTTGAGAAAATGTTCGGAAAGATGATGCCAAGAGGCGCAGATAAAATGGGATTATCTAAAATGAACATGGCTGGAATGGGCCCTAAAATGATTAAGAAAGTAATGAAAAAGCATAACACAAGTTCAGTACCTGATCTAATAGAGATGGCTCAAATGCAAGGAATTAACCTTGTTGCGTGTCAAATGACAATGGATCTACTTGGTTTTCAACGTGCTGAAATGTTAGATGATATCACTTATGCTGGCGTTGCAGCATACCTAGCAGATGCTGAAAATGGAAATGTAAATCTGTTTATATAA
- a CDS encoding sulfite exporter TauE/SafE family protein, with the protein MDFLLLLTIFIIGFVGSFVSGMVGIGGSIIKYPMLLYIPPLLGFTAFTAHEVSGISAVQVLFATIGGVWAYRKGGYLNKSLILYMGISILIGSFIGGYGSNMMSDSAVNLVYGLLATIAAIMMFVPKEGIEDQNLTEVKFNKGLAASLAFVTGIGAGIVGAAGAFILVPIMLVVLKIPTRMTIASSLAITFISSIGATIGKVTTGQVEYLPAGVMIVASLLASPLGANAGKKINTKILQGILAALILASAIKIWVSFFG; encoded by the coding sequence ATGGATTTCTTGTTATTATTGACTATATTTATTATTGGATTTGTAGGTTCTTTTGTTTCGGGAATGGTTGGAATCGGAGGTTCAATCATAAAGTACCCTATGTTACTTTATATCCCTCCACTGTTAGGATTTACAGCATTTACAGCTCATGAGGTATCTGGAATTAGTGCTGTACAAGTACTATTTGCCACAATTGGTGGTGTATGGGCTTACCGTAAAGGTGGGTACTTAAATAAATCCCTTATTCTTTATATGGGAATAAGTATTCTGATTGGCAGCTTTATAGGTGGATATGGTTCTAATATGATGTCAGATAGTGCAGTTAACCTAGTATATGGTCTGTTAGCTACCATTGCAGCGATTATGATGTTTGTTCCTAAAGAGGGGATTGAAGATCAAAATCTAACAGAAGTGAAATTTAACAAGGGGTTAGCAGCATCGCTTGCATTTGTCACAGGGATAGGTGCAGGGATAGTAGGTGCTGCAGGAGCATTTATTTTGGTACCTATTATGTTGGTTGTGCTGAAAATACCTACGCGCATGACTATTGCAAGTTCTCTTGCAATAACATTCATATCCTCTATAGGAGCAACTATTGGGAAAGTGACTACTGGTCAAGTAGAATACCTTCCTGCAGGTGTTATGATTGTAGCCAGTTTACTTGCATCACCATTAGGTGCTAATGCTGGCAAGAAAATCAACACAAAAATACTACAGGGTATCTTAGCAGCATTGATCTTAGCAAGTGCAATAAAAATATGGGTTAGCTTCTTTGGATAA
- a CDS encoding ABC-F family ATP-binding cassette domain-containing protein — MLQATNVSLRFGDQKLFEDVNIKFTPGNCYGLIGANGAGKSTFLKILSGDIEAQTGEVSLKSNHRMAVLKQNHFEYEEYDVLQVVIMGYKRLYEVMQEKNEIYMKAEFSEEDGMRAAELEGEFAEMNGWEAESDASRLLTGLGIEEDLHNKKMSELTGSQKVKVLLAQALFGNPDVLLLDEPTNHLDIRAIQWLEEFLINFEGTVIVVSHDRHFLNSVCTHIADLDFGKIQIYVGNYDFWYESSQLAQKMAKEENKKKEQKVAELKEFIQRFSANKSKSKQATSRKKLLDKITLDDIKPSSRRYPYIAFKPDREIGNDLLEVKNLTKTIDGVKVLDNLSLTMHKDDKVALVGDNEIAKTTLFKILMGEIEPDSGSYKWGVTTSQSYFPKDNSAFFEDNDQNLVEWLRQYSPEDETETFLRSFLGRMLFSGEEVKKKAKVLSGGEKVRCMLSKMMLSGSNVLLLDEPTNHLDLEAITALNEGLTNFKGSILFSSHDHQFIDTIANRIIEITPNGVIDKYMSYDEYINDPEIEKQRKEFLQAT; from the coding sequence ATGCTACAGGCTACAAATGTAAGTCTTCGTTTTGGCGATCAAAAATTATTCGAAGACGTTAATATAAAATTCACACCTGGTAACTGTTATGGACTTATTGGTGCTAATGGTGCAGGTAAATCAACATTTTTAAAAATCTTATCTGGAGATATAGAAGCTCAAACAGGTGAAGTGTCATTAAAATCTAATCATCGTATGGCTGTTTTAAAGCAGAATCACTTCGAATATGAAGAGTATGATGTACTTCAAGTTGTCATTATGGGGTACAAACGCTTGTATGAAGTCATGCAAGAAAAGAATGAAATTTATATGAAGGCAGAATTCAGTGAAGAGGACGGCATGCGAGCTGCTGAACTTGAAGGTGAATTTGCTGAAATGAACGGTTGGGAAGCTGAATCTGATGCATCCCGTCTACTAACAGGACTAGGTATCGAAGAAGATCTTCATAATAAGAAGATGTCCGAACTAACAGGTTCTCAGAAAGTGAAAGTATTGCTTGCTCAAGCTTTATTCGGTAATCCTGATGTACTTCTTCTTGACGAGCCTACCAACCACCTAGATATTCGTGCGATTCAGTGGTTAGAAGAATTCCTCATTAACTTTGAAGGTACTGTAATCGTTGTTTCTCACGATCGTCATTTCTTAAATAGCGTATGTACTCATATTGCAGACCTTGACTTTGGAAAAATACAAATTTACGTAGGTAACTACGATTTCTGGTACGAATCAAGTCAATTAGCTCAAAAAATGGCTAAAGAGGAAAACAAGAAAAAAGAACAAAAAGTTGCGGAATTAAAAGAATTCATACAACGCTTTAGTGCAAATAAATCTAAGTCTAAACAGGCAACCTCACGTAAAAAACTTCTTGATAAGATTACATTAGATGATATTAAACCTTCTAGTCGTCGTTATCCTTATATTGCGTTCAAGCCTGATCGTGAGATTGGTAACGATCTTCTTGAAGTGAAAAATCTTACTAAAACAATAGATGGCGTGAAAGTGCTCGATAACTTATCCCTCACGATGCATAAAGATGACAAAGTTGCGCTTGTTGGAGATAATGAAATCGCAAAAACGACTTTATTTAAGATTCTTATGGGTGAGATTGAACCAGATTCCGGTTCTTACAAATGGGGCGTCACTACATCTCAAAGCTACTTCCCAAAAGATAACTCAGCATTCTTTGAAGACAATGACCAGAATCTTGTTGAATGGTTACGTCAGTATTCTCCTGAAGACGAAACGGAAACGTTCCTAAGAAGTTTCTTAGGTCGTATGCTATTCTCTGGTGAAGAAGTGAAGAAGAAAGCTAAAGTACTATCTGGTGGTGAGAAAGTACGTTGTATGCTTTCTAAAATGATGCTTAGTGGTTCAAACGTTCTTCTATTAGATGAACCAACGAACCACTTAGACCTAGAAGCCATCACAGCATTAAACGAAGGATTAACCAACTTCAAAGGTTCAATATTATTCTCATCTCATGACCATCAATTTATTGATACGATTGCCAACCGCATTATTGAGATCACTCCAAACGGCGTAATCGACAAGTACATGTCTTATGATGAATATATAAATGATCCAGAAATTGAGAAGCAACGAAAAGAGTTTCTTCAAGCAACTTAA
- a CDS encoding DUF1206 domain-containing protein — MDSSLEVTKKRAERKGKQATQDVKPWVRAFARFGYTAKGTIYVLLGALSLMAALGIGGKTTGSKGALDTLAKQQFGNILLWLTTIGLIGYIVWRLIQLIKNPENKGIGSRVGYLLSGIMYGALAMKAFSILIGALQSGGGSSGGSTKQSLTAKVLAQPMGQYVIMGVGGAIILYGLYEMYRGMTEKFKKQFNYSEMTKKEKSAVSKTGKIGLLSRGVVFGLIGYFFIQTAMKAQTSQALGLDAALSKLAGQPNGQWLLGIVSAGLLLFGIFQILKGKNRHLRLS; from the coding sequence TTGGATAGTAGTCTGGAAGTTACCAAAAAAAGAGCAGAACGAAAAGGAAAACAAGCAACCCAAGATGTAAAACCATGGGTACGAGCATTTGCGAGATTTGGATATACTGCAAAGGGTACTATTTATGTGCTCTTGGGAGCTTTATCATTAATGGCAGCTTTAGGAATAGGTGGTAAAACTACTGGTTCAAAAGGTGCATTAGATACCTTAGCGAAACAACAATTTGGCAATATACTGCTTTGGTTAACAACTATTGGATTAATAGGTTATATTGTATGGAGATTGATTCAGCTGATTAAAAACCCTGAAAATAAAGGAATAGGTTCAAGAGTTGGATATCTTTTGAGTGGAATCATGTATGGTGCACTTGCTATGAAAGCTTTTTCTATACTTATAGGGGCTCTTCAATCTGGAGGAGGATCCTCAGGTGGAAGTACGAAACAATCGTTAACGGCAAAAGTATTAGCTCAACCTATGGGGCAATATGTAATTATGGGTGTAGGTGGAGCGATCATTCTTTATGGGCTATATGAAATGTATCGAGGTATGACGGAAAAATTCAAAAAGCAATTCAATTATAGTGAAATGACTAAGAAAGAAAAATCAGCAGTAAGTAAAACAGGAAAGATAGGGTTATTATCACGAGGAGTCGTATTTGGTTTGATTGGGTATTTCTTTATTCAAACAGCCATGAAAGCACAAACAAGCCAAGCACTAGGACTTGATGCTGCTTTATCTAAATTAGCGGGACAACCAAATGGTCAATGGTTGTTAGGTATTGTTTCCGCTGGACTGTTGTTATTTGGAATCTTTCAAATTTTAAAAGGAAAAAACAGACATCTTCGTTTAAGTTAA
- a CDS encoding PAS domain S-box protein — protein sequence MGTIIESYSPILIAIAVLLTLMTTYTSLDLFTLLRTSEKNNRFIFLGGISSMGIGIWVMNFLTMLAMDTYSIVGNQIPLTILSIILGISFTGIAFYVVTTQSFGFVKLLLGSFFMMLAVFATHVTGMYTLSFGIQYELIVLVPSLLLIYGSFLFSFWVLFSYRNIIHTRNAWLKPLSAIIITAAIVEGYFLLTKATQSYNSTSFNANSSQSQEQFVIYLVLFITILITAGLLWSSTLISNRLETSDTYLNDIKFALDESSIVAITDAKGIITYVNDKFVEISKYSRDELIGQDHSLLNSGYHSKEFFKDLWRTIGTGNVWKNEVKNIDKEGSYYWVDTTIVPFLNKKGKPYQYIAIRNDITKRKEAESQVLDAMKDIQDIKFALDESSIVAITDAKGTIMNVNENFVQISKYSREELIGEDHRILNSGYHTKEFFKNLWRTIGQGHVWKGEIRNRAKDDTYYWVDTTIVPFLKENGKPYQYLAIRSDITERKKTEEVLHRQDKLAAVGQLAAGVAHEIRNPLTSMRGYAEFLQLDETDDERQEYLSIIVEEIERVNAIVEEFMLLSKPKEIELGKKNIIPIIRNVISLLEFHAKKHKVQLSFENKMDVMEVNCDEDRVKQVFLNLIKNSIEASPKGGTVSVSIQLENKDITMKVKDTGVGIPPDQLKKIGEPFYTTKKNGNGLGLMVSFKIIEDHGGKITVESEVQQGTTFTVQLPLES from the coding sequence ATGGGGACTATTATAGAATCGTATAGCCCAATCCTGATTGCGATTGCTGTACTATTAACGTTGATGACTACATATACATCGTTAGATTTGTTTACATTACTTAGAACTTCAGAGAAGAATAACCGCTTTATCTTTCTTGGTGGGATATCTTCTATGGGTATTGGCATATGGGTCATGAATTTTTTAACTATGTTGGCAATGGATACATACAGCATAGTGGGGAATCAAATACCATTAACGATTTTATCTATTATTCTTGGTATATCGTTTACTGGTATTGCTTTTTATGTTGTAACCACCCAGTCTTTTGGATTTGTTAAGCTATTGTTAGGTAGTTTTTTTATGATGTTAGCTGTTTTTGCTACACATGTAACTGGAATGTACACACTTAGCTTTGGAATACAATATGAATTGATCGTGCTTGTTCCGTCATTACTACTAATTTACGGATCATTTTTATTCTCGTTTTGGGTTTTATTTTCTTATAGAAACATTATTCATACGAGGAATGCATGGTTAAAACCACTTAGTGCTATTATTATTACAGCTGCTATTGTAGAAGGCTATTTTCTATTAACTAAAGCCACTCAATCCTATAATTCCACGTCATTTAATGCCAACTCGAGTCAATCACAGGAACAATTCGTCATTTATCTAGTATTATTTATTACTATATTGATTACGGCCGGGTTATTGTGGTCAAGTACGTTGATTAGTAACCGATTAGAAACCAGTGATACGTATTTAAACGATATAAAATTTGCGCTAGATGAATCCTCCATTGTTGCGATTACAGATGCAAAGGGGATTATTACGTATGTGAATGATAAATTTGTTGAGATTTCTAAGTACTCAAGAGATGAGTTAATTGGCCAGGACCATAGCCTGTTGAATTCTGGATACCATTCAAAGGAGTTCTTCAAGGATTTATGGCGAACGATAGGTACTGGGAACGTTTGGAAAAATGAAGTAAAAAATATAGACAAAGAAGGATCTTACTATTGGGTTGATACAACCATTGTTCCTTTTTTAAATAAGAAGGGAAAACCTTACCAATACATTGCTATTCGGAATGATATAACAAAACGCAAAGAAGCTGAATCACAAGTGTTAGATGCGATGAAAGATATTCAAGATATCAAGTTTGCTTTAGATGAATCCTCCATTGTTGCGATTACAGATGCCAAAGGGACTATTATGAATGTGAATGAAAATTTCGTGCAAATCTCTAAATACAGTAGGGAAGAATTAATAGGAGAAGATCACCGAATCTTAAACTCTGGTTATCATACTAAAGAATTCTTTAAGAATTTATGGCGAACGATAGGTCAAGGTCATGTATGGAAGGGTGAAATTCGGAATCGTGCAAAGGATGATACCTATTATTGGGTAGACACAACCATCGTGCCTTTCTTGAAAGAAAACGGAAAGCCATATCAATACTTAGCAATTCGAAGTGATATTACAGAACGGAAGAAAACAGAAGAAGTACTTCATCGACAAGATAAACTAGCTGCAGTGGGTCAATTAGCAGCTGGTGTAGCTCATGAAATACGAAACCCTCTAACTTCAATGAGAGGCTATGCTGAATTTTTACAATTGGATGAAACGGATGATGAAAGACAAGAATACTTATCCATTATTGTGGAAGAAATTGAGCGTGTTAATGCAATTGTAGAAGAGTTTATGTTACTTTCTAAACCTAAAGAAATAGAGCTTGGAAAGAAAAATATCATCCCCATCATAAGGAATGTTATTTCCTTATTGGAATTTCATGCAAAAAAACATAAAGTTCAACTAAGCTTTGAGAATAAGATGGATGTTATGGAAGTTAATTGTGATGAAGATCGGGTCAAGCAAGTATTTCTGAATCTCATAAAGAATAGCATTGAAGCTTCACCAAAAGGAGGAACTGTATCTGTTTCCATTCAACTAGAAAATAAAGATATAACCATGAAGGTCAAGGATACAGGGGTCGGAATTCCGCCTGATCAACTCAAAAAAATCGGTGAACCATTCTATACCACAAAAAAGAATGGGAATGGTCTAGGATTAATGGTTAGTTTTAAAATAATAGAAGATCATGGAGGGAAGATTACAGTAGAAAGTGAAGTTCAACAAGGAACAACTTTTACTGTTCAGTTACCTTTAGAGTCTTAG
- a CDS encoding YhdT family protein translates to MNSTKVDKRFTIANKEALIGVGLAILNFIWWFGFAYGLGHKDPKDYTYILGFPAWFFYSCIIGFLLMASLVIIIVKVFFTDVSLEDEGDMN, encoded by the coding sequence ATGAATTCTACAAAAGTAGATAAGCGATTCACAATAGCTAATAAAGAGGCATTAATTGGTGTTGGACTTGCTATACTTAATTTTATTTGGTGGTTTGGTTTCGCTTATGGATTGGGTCATAAGGACCCAAAGGATTACACTTACATATTAGGGTTTCCTGCGTGGTTTTTTTATAGTTGTATTATAGGATTTTTATTAATGGCAAGCTTAGTCATTATTATTGTGAAAGTCTTTTTCACAGATGTTTCCCTAGAAGATGAAGGTGATATGAATTGA
- the panF gene encoding sodium/pantothenate symporter codes for MNSSVLISLVAFLLIIFIIGFWSSRHVQSSESFLQEYFLGNRQLGGFILAMTMTATYGSASSFIGGPGLAYSQGLGWVLLAMSQVVTGYFVLMVLGKRFAILARRYKAVTLIDFLKARYESKWVVLLSAFSIVLFLFSAMAAQWVGGARLIESVTGLSYTAALFIFGISVLVYVVIGGFRAVALTDTVQGVVMFFGTIILLIATIFAGGGVSNLMSDLVAENPNLVTPYGANADLSPGYVSSFWILVGVGVVGLPQVTVRAMSYKSSKAMHRAIIIGTIVVGVIMLNMHLIGVFAKPILPGIENKDTVMPLIAQEVLPPWLAGIVLAAPMAAIMSTVDSLLLLVSSALVKDVYINYINPSAPNEKVKKLSFIMTSALGILVFLLALQPPQLLIWLNLYAFGGLEAAFIWPVVLGLYWSRGNKYGAIASMLTGISTYVIVDSFFSEAIQIHPVVIPVGLSLLSYVIVSMITTQKNDQLI; via the coding sequence TTGAATAGTTCCGTATTAATTTCGTTAGTTGCATTTCTTCTTATTATATTTATTATTGGTTTTTGGTCTAGCCGTCACGTTCAATCTTCCGAATCCTTTTTGCAAGAATACTTTCTAGGAAATCGACAGTTAGGTGGATTTATCCTTGCAATGACGATGACCGCTACCTATGGAAGTGCAAGTAGTTTTATAGGAGGTCCAGGATTAGCATATAGCCAAGGACTTGGTTGGGTATTATTAGCTATGAGCCAGGTTGTCACAGGTTATTTTGTTTTAATGGTGCTAGGAAAACGGTTTGCTATTTTGGCGAGACGATATAAAGCTGTTACGCTCATCGATTTTCTGAAAGCCAGGTATGAGAGTAAATGGGTGGTATTATTATCTGCATTTAGTATCGTTCTCTTTTTATTTTCAGCAATGGCTGCTCAATGGGTAGGTGGTGCCCGGTTAATTGAGTCAGTAACGGGCTTATCTTATACGGCTGCTTTATTCATCTTTGGAATTTCAGTACTTGTCTATGTAGTTATTGGTGGTTTTAGAGCTGTAGCTCTCACGGATACAGTTCAAGGTGTGGTCATGTTTTTTGGTACGATTATTTTATTAATTGCTACGATTTTTGCTGGTGGGGGAGTGTCGAACCTCATGTCAGATTTAGTGGCTGAAAACCCAAATTTAGTAACCCCTTATGGAGCTAATGCGGATTTATCACCAGGATATGTATCTTCCTTTTGGATATTAGTAGGTGTAGGTGTTGTAGGTCTACCCCAAGTAACAGTCCGTGCCATGTCATATAAAAGTTCCAAAGCGATGCATAGAGCTATTATAATAGGAACGATTGTTGTAGGGGTTATAATGTTAAATATGCATTTAATTGGAGTCTTTGCTAAACCAATCTTGCCTGGCATTGAGAACAAAGACACAGTAATGCCGCTTATAGCTCAAGAGGTATTACCTCCGTGGTTGGCTGGGATTGTATTAGCTGCACCTATGGCAGCTATTATGTCCACTGTCGATTCATTATTACTCTTGGTCAGCTCGGCATTAGTAAAAGATGTATATATCAATTACATTAATCCGAGTGCTCCAAATGAGAAAGTAAAAAAACTGAGTTTCATAATGACATCAGCATTAGGGATCTTAGTATTTTTATTAGCGCTACAACCTCCGCAGTTATTAATTTGGTTAAATTTATATGCTTTTGGTGGATTGGAAGCTGCGTTTATATGGCCAGTCGTATTAGGGTTATATTGGTCGCGAGGAAATAAGTATGGTGCTATTGCTTCCATGTTAACTGGAATAAGTACTTATGTTATCGTTGATTCATTTTTTAGCGAGGCTATACAGATACACCCTGTAGTAATCCCTGTTGGATTATCACTTCTCAGTTATGTCATTGTAAGCATGATTACCACTCAGAAAAATGACCAATTAATCTGA
- a CDS encoding LysM peptidoglycan-binding and 3D domain-containing protein: MKKTIMTLAAVAGVSGVFASTAYAEEVEVKRGDTLWGISQTYNVSVNNLKEWNNLSSTIIYPGSQLEVSAPGQTTEKVNRVDSNDDSTNTNTSHTVKSGDSLWAIGNQYGVSVSQLKSWNNLSTNTIYVGQKLVLSASKQVQSNESNVQSKETSNVAKTLQVKATAYTANCAGCSGITSTGINLKANPNKKVISVDPNVIPLGSKVHVEGYGYAVAGDVGGGINGNEIDVFIPSRSEALQWGRKTVTVKVLK; the protein is encoded by the coding sequence ATGAAGAAGACAATCATGACATTAGCTGCTGTTGCAGGCGTTTCAGGTGTGTTCGCTAGTACAGCTTATGCAGAAGAGGTAGAAGTGAAACGTGGTGATACATTATGGGGGATTTCTCAAACATACAACGTTAGTGTGAATAACTTAAAAGAGTGGAATAATCTTTCTTCAACCATTATTTATCCAGGTTCTCAGTTAGAAGTGTCAGCTCCTGGTCAAACAACAGAAAAAGTTAATCGAGTAGATTCGAATGATGATTCTACAAACACGAACACTTCACATACAGTAAAATCAGGAGATTCACTTTGGGCAATTGGTAACCAATATGGCGTTTCTGTATCTCAACTGAAATCCTGGAACAATCTTTCCACGAATACGATTTATGTGGGACAGAAGCTAGTACTTTCTGCTTCTAAACAAGTACAATCAAATGAATCAAATGTACAATCAAAAGAAACGAGCAATGTAGCAAAAACTCTTCAAGTAAAAGCAACAGCTTATACTGCAAATTGCGCTGGCTGCTCTGGAATCACCTCAACAGGAATAAACTTAAAAGCTAATCCCAATAAAAAGGTAATTTCAGTAGATCCAAATGTGATTCCTTTAGGTTCAAAGGTACACGTTGAAGGTTATGGATATGCTGTTGCAGGTGATGTCGGTGGCGGCATTAATGGAAATGAGATTGATGTCTTTATCCCTAGTAGAAGTGAAGCACTTCAATGGGGAAGGAAAACTGTTACAGTTAAAGTTTTAAAGTAA
- a CDS encoding YfhD family protein yields MTRGQSKKNKAKDDAKLSQTPEKDIIRDGRDVEYKEEFADENDIEAKERAEEADHRAKQKRED; encoded by the coding sequence ATGACTAGAGGACAGAGTAAAAAGAATAAAGCGAAAGATGATGCAAAACTATCACAAACTCCTGAGAAGGACATTATACGTGATGGAAGAGATGTAGAATACAAAGAAGAGTTTGCGGATGAGAACGATATAGAAGCCAAAGAAAGAGCAGAAGAGGCAGACCATAGAGCTAAGCAAAAAAGAGAAGACTAA